One Acropora palmata chromosome 2, jaAcrPala1.3, whole genome shotgun sequence genomic window carries:
- the LOC141874766 gene encoding uncharacterized protein LOC141874766: protein MDYSASSSPAKRAKYGVPKSPTATPLSSSTTNYTGYIQDVQEVQESESSKNLYFDISLLTAKDKTQLVRVIVQRGESSKRQLFLQKMQTQQPVTLSNLQVASSNMVFLNRGTVIQDAPPHSIQFHFQPLAPMTSTPVETILKNHNSGNFTVSGRIKWLAEPYKPEHATKMVREAEITDPTGSINLSAWDNHIQQIEDNQFYTVTACKLKHYFGKCLATTVNTTITEAQEQDISHVEPSHKHANRVCCPEHLPDCLSCVQ, encoded by the exons ATGGATTATTCTGCGAGCTCAAGTCCTGCAAAGAGAGCTAAGTATGGGGTCCCTAAATCTCCAACTGCAACACCTCTGTCCAGCTCAACTACAA ATTACACGGGATACATCCAGGATGTTCAAGAAGTACAGGAAAGTGAATCCTCCAAAAATCTGTACTTTGACATCAGCCTGCTAACTGCAAAAGACAAAACTCAGTTGGTAAGAGTCATTGTGCAAAGAGGAGAGTCTTCTAAACGCcaactttttcttcaaaagatGCAGACACAGCAACCTGTGACACTCTCCAACCTACAAGTTGCATCAAGCAACATGGTGTTCTTAAACAGGGGAACGGTTATTCAAGATGCACCACCACATTCCATCCAATTTCACTTCCAACCACTGGCCCCAATGACGTCAACACCCGTGGAAACCATTCTTAAGAACCACAACTCGGGAAATTTTACTGTTTCTGGCCGCATTAAATGGCTCGCAGAACCTTACAAACCAGAACATGCAACAAAAATGGTAAGGGAGGCCGAAATAACAGACCCCACTGGAAGTATTAACCTATCAGCCTGGGATAATCACATCCAACAAATAGAAGACAATCAGTTCTACACTGTGACCGCCTGCAAGCTGAAACACTATTTTGGAAAATGCCTTGCTACCACAGTTAACACAACGATAACGGAAGCACAAGAGCAGGACATCTCCCATGTGGAGCCTTCGCACAAACACGCAAACCGGGTATGCTGTCCTGAACATTTACCCGACTGTCTATCCTGTGTGCAATAA